The following proteins are encoded in a genomic region of Fusarium oxysporum f. sp. lycopersici 4287 chromosome 1, whole genome shotgun sequence:
- a CDS encoding hypothetical protein (At least one base has a quality score < 10) gives MTDQQLRDTPTVTATSSPSFLTDSPPAAAPAAPSSPAPQAELIPAEDPEDTSDIDRYEIDSALGSDAASFMYPDSVTASILEYRTIQGRTYHSDRYASEYVMPNDEQQLQSVDISHHYLTMLLDNNLFLAPIPPHVQRVLDVGTGSGIWAIDFADAYPSAQVIGSDLSPTQPEWVPPNVHFEIADATLTWPWKDNYFDFIHIRYLFGSVQDWPALFQEAYRCCAPGGWVQSCEADIHFYSDDGTTDSEPALQKWADLYERGGAETGRTFFLQQERCRREVSQRLASRMSGYLITSYPWEDGPIIGKLSELGEYVRLTLENDLEGYTLYLWHNVLNWPRI, from the exons ATGACAGACCAACAACTTCGAGACACCCCCACTGTCACTGCCACTTCTTCGCCCTCTTTCCTCACTGACTCTCCTCCTGCTGCAGCCCCCGCTGCTCCATCTTCCCCCGCTCCTCAGGCTGAGCTCATCCCCGCAGAGGACCCTGAG GATACTTCCGATATTGACCGCTATGAAATTGACTCAGCACTTGGATCCGATGC TGCCAGTTTTATGTACCCGGACTCGGTGACGGCGAGCATTCTTGAGTACAGAACTATTCAGGGAAGAACATATCACAGCGATCGCTATGCTAGTGAATATGTTATGCCGAATGAcgagcagcagcttcaatCGGTTGACATCTCTCATCACTACCTCACCATGCTGCTAGATAACAACCTCTTCTTGGCGCCCATACCGCCTCATGTTCAGAGAGTTCTCGATGTCGGAACTGGTTCTGGAATATGGGCAAT AGACTTTGCAGATGCATATCCAAGTGCGCAAGTAATCGGCTCAGACCTCTCACCCACGCAGCCCGAATGGGTCCCTCCAAACGTTCACTTTGAGATCGCAGATGCAACTCTCACCTGGCCTTGGAAAGACAACTACTTTGACTTCATCCACATCCGCTACCTGTTTGGATCAGTCCAAGACTGGCCCGCCCTCTTTCAAGAAGCATATCGCTGCTGTGCACCCGGTGGCTGGGTCCAATCATGCGAGGCTGACATACACTTCTACTCCGATGACGGAACGACGGACAGCGAGCCTGCACTCCAGAAGTGGGCGGATCTGTACGAGAGAGGCGGCGCGGAAACGGGGAGGACGTTTTTTCTTCAGCAGGAGCGCTGCAGGAGAGAAGTATCACAGAGGCTGGCTTCACGGATGTCAGGATATTTGATTACAAG TTACCCGTGGGAGGATGGACCAATAATCGGGAAGCTCTCTGAGCTGGGCGAGTACGTCAGGTTGACTTTGGAAAACGATCTCGAGG GATACACGCTGTATCTTTGGCATAACGTGCTGAACTGGCCGAGGATATAA
- a CDS encoding Ca2+:H+ antiporter (At least one base has a quality score < 10) — MDPSRRESSSTGHQLGDSSGNASPSDTRHPLAQAESAVLREAEGLSESFQSTDTVRRRPEGYGSISGPAASGSAQQSKETSQERSSARATQSSRPLRGPERVRSVTRLRKPPMPRRPSSNTPYRGGVFSADDDVHEVEADAAERQQSYRRRPQLSTQLSRVQSHTNEDDENDDTNDDNGESTESPAEAQADEEETTPVEGQDDSDSDVSEAESFTLKDRQQAINQTHPFGIRVWKPALYKKDRSIQKFAQADIHSAPGGRVSSWLLAFNLLWTLLFGWWLASFAAIGAIVCLLFSAAPSGREYGRVLWGLAGYLFYPFGKFVRLEKDETYMDEDQDEGRSISEYEQWQSGDLEYGRLFFGPDRNRSIVGRSRRSIDSEPSETESLLGRGRRGEPAELPPRIKRRLFGRGQWNIGRVIFFIFFYCLISPSLLLVSGICWFLVFWIPMGKATFLLFDHLRRHPLALSFETDIRYIREDDGPSSSVLLCTYRAVGTRYWKYTVDGTNIFLINLMVVVVFVIADWIVLEGIFHVEGFITSPAFLFCAGLLSIIPLAYFIGQAVASISAQSSMGVGAAINAFFATVVEVFLYCVALTQGKGQLVEGSIVGSIFAGILFLPGISMCFGAIKRKTQRFNARSAGVTSTMLLFAIVGAFGPTLFYQIYGTHELNCMDCEDYNTGENRDCRRCYFSQAPSLSDRFYLEAVRPYCYMAAAMLFFSYLIGLWFTLRTHAAVIWNAEVEEKRHEEHMHSSSLRTSQVHSHPHTHSQNTAETSSADVRDTQLYKRILGQSLKQSGYTEDLSRQSSTTGQTAPANGSASTPHVVPPKSSGGEQSRSALHVPGLSDADNKILQREVTEIAAAAATIASRERMSRKPSTVPPTHAPGARPSASRQHTHTHAETEGPATEAHQAHGGHDAPNWSRAKSAIILLGATVLYAIIAEILVDTVDVVLESFSIDQKFLGITLFALVPNTTEFLNAISFAMNGNIALSMEIGSAYALQVCLLQIPALVFYSAFWPGVPEGGDPALYTFSLLFPQWDLVTVILCVFLLSYMYGEGKSNYFKGSILMLTYLVVVIGYYFSGYTDDAMGMERFDVMGADGKYQSYKTIGRSTRGMAFPA; from the exons ATGGATCCCTCGAGACGGGAGAGCTCGTCGACTGGGCATCAACTTGGCGACTCGTCTGGCAATGCATCTCCATCGGATACGCGTCATCCGCTTGCCCAGGCCGAATCTGCCGTCCTTCGCGAAGCAGAGGGCTTGTCAGAGAGCTTCCAGTCCACTGACACTGTGCGGCGGAGACCAGAGGGTTATG GCTCGATAAGCGGTCCAGCTGCTTCAGGTTCAGCTCAACAATCAAAAGAGACATCTCAAGAGCGCAGCTCGGCTCGCGCTACCCAATCTTCGCGTCCTTTGAGAGGCCCCGAGAGAGTGCGATCCGTCACTCGACTACGAAAGCCACCAATGCCTCGACGCCCATCTTCGAACACGCCTTATCGCGGCGGTGTTTTCTCAGCCGATGACGATGTACACGAGGTAGAAGCCGATGCCGCCGAACGTCAACAATCATATCGTCGTAGACCTCAGCTCTCGACCCAACTCTCTCGAGTTCAATCGCACACGAATGAAGACGATGAAAATGACGACACCAACGACGATAATGGCGAATCGACCGAGAGCCCTGCTGAAGCACAAgcggatgaagaagagactACTCCAGTCGAGGGCCAGGACGACTCAGATAGCGACGTCAGTGAAGCCGAGAGCTTCACCCTCAAGGACAGACAGCAGGCCATCAACCAGACTCACCCTTTCGGTATCCGTGTATGGAAGCCAGCATTGTACAAGAAGGATCGTTCAATTCAGAAGTTTGCACAAGCAGATATTCATTCTGCGCCTGGCGGAAGGGTGAGCAGCTGGCTTCTCGCTTTCAATTTGCTCTGGACCCTCCTATTTGGTTGGTGGTTGGCCTCGTTTGCAGCTATTGGCGCCATCGTATGCCTGCTCTTTTCTGCTGCTCCTAGTGGGAGAGAGTATGGAAGAGTTCTATGGGGTCTCGCAGGATATCTGTTCTACCCCTTTGGCAAGTTTGTCCGTCTGGAAAAGGACGAGACCTACATGGACGAGGACCAAGATGAAGGACGCAGCATTTCTGAATACGAGCAATGGCAAAGCGGAGACCTCGAGTACGGCCGATTGTTCTTTGGACCCGATCGTAATCGCTCGATTGTCGGACGCTCGAGAAGAAGTATCGATTCTGAGCCCAGCGAGACGGAGAGCTTGCTTGGACGTGGACGACGCGGTGAACCCGCGGAGCTCCCTCCCCGAATCAAGAGACGGCTTTTTGGACGTGGCCAGTGGAATATTGGCCGtgtcatcttcttcatcttcttctacTGTCTCATTTCGCCTTCGCTCCTCCTTGTATCCGGTATCTGTTGGTTCTTGGTTTTCTGGATCCCCATGGGCAAGGCTACATTCTTGCTGTTTGACCACCTTCGAAGACATCCCCTGGCTTTGTCTTTTGAGACCGATATTAGATATATCCGTGAAGACGATGGCCCGAGCTCTTCAGTCCTCCTCTGCACATACCGCGCTGTAGGAACTCGATACTGGAAGTACACTGTTGATGGTACCAatatcttcctcatcaacctcatggTTGTCGTCGTCTTTGTTATCGCCGATTGGATTGTCCTTGAGGGCATCTTCCATGTTGAAGGATTCATTACATCTCCGGCTTTCCTCTTCTGTGCTGGACTCCTTTCTATCATCCCTCTGGCTTACTTCATCGGGCAAGCTGTTGCATCTATCTCAGCTCAGTCTTCGATGGGTGTGGGTGCTGCCATCAACGCTTTCTTCGCAACTGTTGTCGAAGTGTTCCTCTACTGTGTTGCCCTTACTCAAGGTAAGGGACAGCTCGTCGAGGGAAGTATTGTGGGAAGTATTTTCGCAGGTATCCTTTTCTTGCCAGGTATTTCCATGTGCTTCGGTGCTATCAAGCGAAAGACGCAGCGCTTCAACGCCAGGTCTGCGGGTGTGACCTCGACAATGTTGCTGTTCGCTATTGTTGGCGCCTTTGGCCCTACTCTGTTTTATCAGATTTACGGAACCCACGAGCTCAACTGCATGGACTGTGAGGACTACAACACCGGCGAAAACAGAGACTGTCGACGCTGCTACTTTAGCCAAGCTCCTTCACTTAGTGACAGGTTCTACTTGGAGGCTGTTCGTCCTTACTGTTACATGGCAGCAGCCATGTTGTTCTTCTCATACTTGATTGGTCTATGGTTCACTCTCCGAACTCACGCTGCTGTCATTTGGAATGccgaggttgaggagaagcgacACGAAGAGCATATGCATTCGTCCAGTCTTCGAACTTCTCAAGTTCACAGCCATCCTCATACTCACTCTCAAAACACCGCTGAGACCAGTAGTGCTGATGTTCGCGATACTCAACTTTACAAGCGTATCCTGGGCCAGTCCCTTAAGCAGTCTGGTTACACAGAAGACCTCTCTCGCCAGAGCTCTACAACCGGACAGACCGCCCCTGCTAATGGCTCAGCTTCGACTCCCCATGTTGTGCCTCCTAAATCCAGCGGCGGTGAGCAGTCTCGCTCTGCTCTTCATGTTCCTGGTCTAAGCGATGCCGACAACAAGATCCTCCAACGTGAGGTGACTGAGATTGCTGCCGCGGCTGCGACGATTGCATCGCGCGAACGCATGTCGCGAAAGCCATCAACTGTGCCCCCCACTCATGCTCCGGGCGCTCGTCCTTCAGCGAGCCGTCAACACACCCACACGCATGCCGAGACTGAGGGCCCTGCTACCGAAGCTCACCAAGCACATGGCGGTCATGATGCGCCCAACTGGAGTCGTGCCAAGAGTgccatcatccttctcggAGCAACCGTTTTGTATGCCATTATCGCTGAAATTCTGGTTGATACTGTGGATGTTGTTTTGGAAAGCTTCTCGATTGACCAAAAGTTCCTTGGTATTACCTTGTTCGCCCTTGTTCCCAACACTACTGAGTTTTTG AACGCCATCTCCTTCGCTATGAACGGAAACATCGCCCTTTCCATGGAGATTGGTTCGGCTTACGCTCTGCAAGTGTGTTTGCTCCAGATCCCTGCGCTCGTCTTCTACTCGGCCTTCTGGCCAGGTGTCCCCGAGGGTGGTGACCCGGCGTTGTATACTTTCTCGCTTCTCTTCCCCCAGTGGGATCTAGTCACGGTCATTCTGTGCGTTTTCTTGTTAAGCTACATGTACGGTGAAGGAAAGAGTAACTACTTCAAGGGTAGCATTCTTATGTTGACCTACTTGGTTGTCGTCATTGGCTATTACTTCAGTGGATATACGGATGATGCTATGGGCATGGAGCGATTCGATGTCATGGGAGCTGATGGTAAATACCAGAGCTACAAGACGATCGGTAGATCAACGAGGGGCATGGCATTCCCAGCATGA
- a CDS encoding hypothetical protein (At least one base has a quality score < 10), whose product MTDQQLRDTPTVTATSSPSFLTDSPPAAAPAAPSSPAPQAELIPAEDPEDTSDIDRYEIDSALGSDAASFMYPDSVTASILEYRTIQGRTYHSDRYASEYVMPNDEQQLQSVDISHHYLTMLLDNNLFLAPIPPHVQRVLDVGTGSGIWAIDFADAYPSAQVIGSDLSPTQPEWVPPNVHFEIADATLTWPWKDNYFDFIHIRYLFGSVQDWPALFQEAYRCCAPGGWVQSCEADIHFYSDDGTTDSEPALQKWADLYERGGAETGRTFFLQQERCRREVSQRLASRMSGYLITRYDDGFV is encoded by the exons ATGACAGACCAACAACTTCGAGACACCCCCACTGTCACTGCCACTTCTTCGCCCTCTTTCCTCACTGACTCTCCTCCTGCTGCAGCCCCCGCTGCTCCATCTTCCCCCGCTCCTCAGGCTGAGCTCATCCCCGCAGAGGACCCTGAG GATACTTCCGATATTGACCGCTATGAAATTGACTCAGCACTTGGATCCGATGC TGCCAGTTTTATGTACCCGGACTCGGTGACGGCGAGCATTCTTGAGTACAGAACTATTCAGGGAAGAACATATCACAGCGATCGCTATGCTAGTGAATATGTTATGCCGAATGAcgagcagcagcttcaatCGGTTGACATCTCTCATCACTACCTCACCATGCTGCTAGATAACAACCTCTTCTTGGCGCCCATACCGCCTCATGTTCAGAGAGTTCTCGATGTCGGAACTGGTTCTGGAATATGGGCAAT AGACTTTGCAGATGCATATCCAAGTGCGCAAGTAATCGGCTCAGACCTCTCACCCACGCAGCCCGAATGGGTCCCTCCAAACGTTCACTTTGAGATCGCAGATGCAACTCTCACCTGGCCTTGGAAAGACAACTACTTTGACTTCATCCACATCCGCTACCTGTTTGGATCAGTCCAAGACTGGCCCGCCCTCTTTCAAGAAGCATATCGCTGCTGTGCACCCGGTGGCTGGGTCCAATCATGCGAGGCTGACATACACTTCTACTCCGATGACGGAACGACGGACAGCGAGCCTGCACTCCAGAAGTGGGCGGATCTGTACGAGAGAGGCGGCGCGGAAACGGGGAGGACGTTTTTTCTTCAGCAGGAGCGCTGCAGGAGAGAAGTATCACAGAGGCTGGCTTCACGGATGTCAGGATATTTGATTACAAGGTACGACGATGGATTTGTTTGA
- a CDS encoding 26S protease regulatory subunit 8: protein MALDEYYHNKIEAMKLEILKGQAALRRLEAQRNDYNSRVRLLREELGLLQQPGSYVGEVVKVMSTKKILVKVHPEGKYVVDVSDSVDIGKLTPGKRVTLLSDSYKLEKMLPSSVDPLVSLMMVEKVPDSTYDMIGGLDQQIKEIKEVIELGLKHPELFESLGIAQPKGVLLYGPPGTGKTLLARAVAHHTACKFIRVSGSELVQKYIGEGSRMVRELFVMAREHAPSIIFMDEIDSIGSSRVEGSSGGDSEVQRTMLELLNQLDGFEPTKNIKVIMATNRLDILDPALLRPGRIDRKIEFPPPSVEARADILRIHSRKMNLTRGINLTKIAEKMNGCSGAELKGVCTEAGMYALRERRVHVTQEDFELATAKILNKHDDKEVSLGKLWK, encoded by the exons ATGGCGCTCGACGAGTACTACCACAACAAGATCGAGGCTATGAAGCTTGAGATCCTTAAGGGACAAGCCGCGCTTCGTCGTCTTGAAGCTCAGAGAAATGACTACAACTCCCGCGTGCGATTGTTGAGGGAAGAGCTGGGTCTGTTGCAACAGCCTGGTTCCTATGTCGGAGAAGTCGTCAAGGTCATGAGCACCAAGAAGATTTTGGTCAAAGTCCACCCGGAAGGCAAATATG TGGTCGACGTGTCGGATAGTGTCGATATCGGCAAGCTCACACCAGGAAAGCGAGTCACCCTCCTGTCCGATAGCTACAAACTCGAGAAGATGCTCCCCTCCTCCGTCGACCCTCTGGTCTCTCTCATGATGGTGGAGAAGGTTCCCGACAGCACATACGACATGATTGGTGGTTTGGACcagcagatcaaggagatcaaggaagTTATCGAACTTGGTCTCAAGCACCCCGAGCTTTTCGAGTCTCTTGGAATTGCACAACCCAAGGGTGTCTTGCTATACGGCCCCCCTGGTACTGGAAAGACACTACTGGCACGAGCTGTTGCTCACCACACTGCTTGTAAATTCATCCGAGTGTCAGGCTCCGAACTGGTCCAGAAGTACATTGGTGAGGGTAGTCGCATGGTGCGAGAACTCTTTGTCATGGCCCGAGAGCACGCCCCATCTATCATCTTCATGGATGAAATCGACAGCATTGGTTCCTCACGAGTGGAGGGTTCTTCAGGAGGAGATTCCGAAGTCCAGCGAACTATGCTTGAGTTGCTGAACCAGCTCGATGGTTTCGAACCTACTAAGAACATCAAGGTCATCATGGCCACCAACCGTCTCGACATTCTCGACCCTGCCCTCCTGCGCCCAGGACGTATCGACCGAAAGATCGAGTTCCCCCCGCCCAGCGTCGAGGCCCGAGCGGATATTCTCCGCATTCACAGCCGCAAGATGAACCTCACCCGTGGCATCAACCTCACCAAGATCGCGGAAAAGATGAACGGGTGCTCTGGTGCTGAGCTGAAGGGTGTGTGTACGGAAGCAGGCATGTACGCTCTCCGAGAGCGAAGAGTGCACGTCACACAAGAAGATTTCGAGCTTGCCACAGCAAAGATTCTCAACAAGCACGACGACAAGGAGGTGTCTCTCGGCAAGCTCTGGAAGTGA
- a CDS encoding hypothetical protein (At least one base has a quality score < 10): MTDQQLRDTPTVTATSSPSFLTDSPPAAAPAAPSSPAPQAELIPAEDPEDTSDIDRYEIDSALGSDAASFMYPDSVTASILEYRTIQGRTYHSDRYASEYVMPNDEQQLQSVDISHHYLTMLLDNNLFLAPIPPHVQRVLDVGTGSGIWAIDFADAYPSAQVIGSDLSPTQPEWVPPNVHFEIADATLTWPWKDNYFDFIHIRYLFGSVQDWPALFQEAYRCCAPGGWVQSCEADIHFYSDDGTTDSEPALQKWADLYERGGAETGRTFFLQQERCRREVSQRLASRMSGYLITSYPWEDGPIIGKLSELGEYVRLTLENDLEGMSTPSHFLVRLLTRRRIHAVSLA; encoded by the exons ATGACAGACCAACAACTTCGAGACACCCCCACTGTCACTGCCACTTCTTCGCCCTCTTTCCTCACTGACTCTCCTCCTGCTGCAGCCCCCGCTGCTCCATCTTCCCCCGCTCCTCAGGCTGAGCTCATCCCCGCAGAGGACCCTGAG GATACTTCCGATATTGACCGCTATGAAATTGACTCAGCACTTGGATCCGATGC TGCCAGTTTTATGTACCCGGACTCGGTGACGGCGAGCATTCTTGAGTACAGAACTATTCAGGGAAGAACATATCACAGCGATCGCTATGCTAGTGAATATGTTATGCCGAATGAcgagcagcagcttcaatCGGTTGACATCTCTCATCACTACCTCACCATGCTGCTAGATAACAACCTCTTCTTGGCGCCCATACCGCCTCATGTTCAGAGAGTTCTCGATGTCGGAACTGGTTCTGGAATATGGGCAAT AGACTTTGCAGATGCATATCCAAGTGCGCAAGTAATCGGCTCAGACCTCTCACCCACGCAGCCCGAATGGGTCCCTCCAAACGTTCACTTTGAGATCGCAGATGCAACTCTCACCTGGCCTTGGAAAGACAACTACTTTGACTTCATCCACATCCGCTACCTGTTTGGATCAGTCCAAGACTGGCCCGCCCTCTTTCAAGAAGCATATCGCTGCTGTGCACCCGGTGGCTGGGTCCAATCATGCGAGGCTGACATACACTTCTACTCCGATGACGGAACGACGGACAGCGAGCCTGCACTCCAGAAGTGGGCGGATCTGTACGAGAGAGGCGGCGCGGAAACGGGGAGGACGTTTTTTCTTCAGCAGGAGCGCTGCAGGAGAGAAGTATCACAGAGGCTGGCTTCACGGATGTCAGGATATTTGATTACAAG TTACCCGTGGGAGGATGGACCAATAATCGGGAAGCTCTCTGAGCTGGGCGAGTACGTCAGGTTGACTTTGGAAAACGATCTCGAGGGTATGTCTACGCCGTCGCATTTTCTCGTTCGCTTGCTGACTCGTCGTAGGATACACGCTGTATCTTTGGCATAA
- a CDS encoding hypothetical protein (At least one base has a quality score < 10): protein MYPDSVTASILEYRTIQGRTYHSDRYASEYVMPNDEQQLQSVDISHHYLTMLLDNNLFLAPIPPHVQRVLDVGTGSGIWAIDFADAYPSAQVIGSDLSPTQPEWVPPNVHFEIADATLTWPWKDNYFDFIHIRYLFGSVQDWPALFQEAYRCCAPGGWVQSCEADIHFYSDDGTTDSEPALQKWADLYERGGAETGRTFFLQQERCRREVSQRLASRMSGYLITSYPWEDGPIIGKLSELGEYVRLTLENDLEGYTLYLWHNVLNWPRI from the exons ATGTACCCGGACTCGGTGACGGCGAGCATTCTTGAGTACAGAACTATTCAGGGAAGAACATATCACAGCGATCGCTATGCTAGTGAATATGTTATGCCGAATGAcgagcagcagcttcaatCGGTTGACATCTCTCATCACTACCTCACCATGCTGCTAGATAACAACCTCTTCTTGGCGCCCATACCGCCTCATGTTCAGAGAGTTCTCGATGTCGGAACTGGTTCTGGAATATGGGCAAT AGACTTTGCAGATGCATATCCAAGTGCGCAAGTAATCGGCTCAGACCTCTCACCCACGCAGCCCGAATGGGTCCCTCCAAACGTTCACTTTGAGATCGCAGATGCAACTCTCACCTGGCCTTGGAAAGACAACTACTTTGACTTCATCCACATCCGCTACCTGTTTGGATCAGTCCAAGACTGGCCCGCCCTCTTTCAAGAAGCATATCGCTGCTGTGCACCCGGTGGCTGGGTCCAATCATGCGAGGCTGACATACACTTCTACTCCGATGACGGAACGACGGACAGCGAGCCTGCACTCCAGAAGTGGGCGGATCTGTACGAGAGAGGCGGCGCGGAAACGGGGAGGACGTTTTTTCTTCAGCAGGAGCGCTGCAGGAGAGAAGTATCACAGAGGCTGGCTTCACGGATGTCAGGATATTTGATTACAAG TTACCCGTGGGAGGATGGACCAATAATCGGGAAGCTCTCTGAGCTGGGCGAGTACGTCAGGTTGACTTTGGAAAACGATCTCGAGG GATACACGCTGTATCTTTGGCATAACGTGCTGAACTGGCCGAGGATATAA